The following nucleotide sequence is from Tardiphaga sp. 709.
TTGCCGGTGTCGGCGGCCTGCTGGTGCAGGTCTATCGCTGGCGTCAGGACGTGCTGTACGGCCCGTATATCCGCCGCGAGTGGTACGATTGATCGTGCGAGACGTAACTTGAGGGAGAACTCCGCGCGCCGTGGCGGCGCGGGGAGTGATGATGGATCGTCAGGTCGTCACTTCAGTGACGAGTTGATCGACGTGAACTTGCCATTGAGCTTGGTACCCATGCCGTTGATGACGGCAATGATGGCCAGGGCAATGCCGGCAGCGATCAGTCCATATTCGATGGCCGTAGCGCCGGATTCGTCTGCGATAAATCGCTTAATCATGTTTTTCATAGTGAACGGACGCTATAGGCTCCGTCTGAATCCGGGGTAAATACGTACGCGCCGATCCCGAAAAAATAGCTTTTTCCGGAAGTCGTTAGACGCAGTTACGGTGGCATTTCACCGGACGGCGCAAACCCTTACGCGCTGTGTGTGCAGCGCGAGATGATCACCCGTTGTACGGGCCAAAATACGACATCCTCTGTTTACCATACCGGGGCTCTCCCCATTTTCGCCGCGATCCGGCTGCGATATATTCACCACTTGATGCGGAAGTGGGTCGCATCGGGGATTGTGGCCGTGGGGATGCCCGGAGATGGGCAGGCGGCCGCTGGAATGGTATTGGGGCGTATGGGGATTCGTGGGTCAAACCGACTCGGCCAGGCTGTTCAGGCAGCAGCGGCCATCAGCGCCTGTCTGGCGCTGGCTAATTGTTCCTCCTCCACCACCAGCTTCAGCCGCCTCGATCCGAAATATGGCGTCTCGAGC
It contains:
- a CDS encoding Flp family type IVb pilin — protein: MKNMIKRFIADESGATAIEYGLIAAGIALAIIAVINGMGTKLNGKFTSINSSLK